One Mucilaginibacter ginkgonis genomic region harbors:
- a CDS encoding DoxX family protein: MDTRNIKKAARILLGANLVFAGIGHLTFVRREFRAQVPNWVPLKKDDTVVYSGIAEIALGAALVFTPEKYEDAVGKVAAGFFTAVFPGNVAQYTERRSAFGLNTDGKRLGRLFFQPLLVYWALASTSK, translated from the coding sequence ATGGATACCAGAAACATAAAAAAGGCAGCAAGGATTTTGTTGGGTGCGAACCTCGTTTTCGCGGGAATAGGTCACCTTACCTTTGTAAGGCGGGAGTTTCGCGCGCAGGTGCCTAACTGGGTGCCGCTTAAAAAAGATGATACTGTCGTTTACTCAGGTATCGCCGAGATCGCCTTGGGTGCTGCATTGGTATTTACGCCAGAAAAATATGAAGATGCCGTAGGCAAAGTAGCCGCCGGATTTTTTACCGCGGTATTCCCCGGTAATGTGGCACAATACACAGAAAGGCGCAGCGCTTTCGGTTTAAATACCGATGGTAAAAGATTGGGCAGGCTGTTCTTTCAACCCCTGTTGGTGTACTGGGCGCTTGCCAGCACAAGCAAATAA
- a CDS encoding DUF2188 domain-containing protein, producing MPWYNGTYPPSYKNQPKKIRDKAVEIANEVLKTTGNEGEAIATGLKQARLHFKKHSEEK from the coding sequence ATGCCCTGGTACAACGGAACTTACCCACCCAGTTATAAGAATCAGCCCAAAAAGATTCGCGACAAAGCTGTGGAGATCGCTAATGAAGTTTTAAAAACTACAGGTAATGAAGGCGAAGCCATAGCCACCGGCTTAAAGCAAGCGCGCCTGCATTTTAAAAAGCATTCCGAAGAGAAATAA
- a CDS encoding helix-turn-helix domain-containing protein gives MDKWKAERIIHEREIMGKSLRTLAKKYGVSPTTISRIVNKDKLNEKALRSSKKTVLPDDVSLLKAMLRTEQLKNELLNNIIDIADKELGTNIRKKSGTRQSE, from the coding sequence ATGGACAAATGGAAAGCGGAGCGTATCATACATGAGCGTGAGATCATGGGTAAGAGTTTGCGTACCTTAGCAAAAAAGTACGGCGTATCACCCACAACTATTTCCCGCATAGTGAACAAGGACAAGTTAAACGAAAAGGCATTGAGAAGTTCGAAGAAGACAGTTCTTCCCGATGATGTGTCTTTATTGAAAGCGATGTTACGGACAGAGCAGCTAAAGAATGAGCTGCTGAATAACATCATAGATATAGCAGATAAGGAGCTGGGTACCAACATCAGAAAAAAGTCTGGCACCAGGCAGTCGGAGTAA
- a CDS encoding IS3 family transposase, whose protein sequence is MQKRSRGLRELCRLLGYSSQAYYQHHRSTEMRTFKQEEIIQQVMAHRRRQPRLGARKLLELIRPGIGRDAFFELLRENGLLVRRKIYRTRTTFSCHRFKKYPDLTGGLVPAAPGRLWVSDITYIRVGQGFAYLSLVTDAYSRKIIGFCLSHDLSTGSCLTALEMALSQKQPDTPLIHHSDRGTQYCSGTYTALLIKEGIGISMTQSGNPRDNAIAERVNGILKLELLNEAYKNLSGATRAVRSAINTYNNLRPHSSIDMMTPQAAHRESGPLRRRWRNYYPNHQQITEQV, encoded by the coding sequence ATGCAAAAACGCAGCCGCGGGCTGCGCGAGTTATGCAGACTGCTTGGTTACAGTTCACAAGCCTATTACCAGCATCACCGGTCCACAGAAATGCGGACTTTTAAACAAGAAGAAATCATTCAGCAAGTAATGGCACACCGTCGCCGCCAGCCGCGGCTGGGTGCAAGGAAACTGCTTGAACTGATACGGCCCGGCATAGGGCGGGATGCATTCTTTGAGCTTTTGAGAGAAAACGGCTTGCTGGTGCGCAGGAAAATATACCGTACGCGTACCACCTTTTCCTGCCACCGCTTTAAGAAATACCCCGACCTGACGGGCGGCCTGGTGCCTGCAGCGCCGGGGCGGCTGTGGGTGAGCGATATCACTTACATCCGCGTGGGGCAGGGCTTTGCTTACCTGAGCCTGGTCACGGATGCTTACAGCCGAAAGATCATTGGCTTCTGTCTGAGCCATGATCTTTCTACCGGCAGCTGCCTTACAGCACTTGAAATGGCCTTATCACAAAAGCAACCCGACACCCCGCTGATCCATCATTCGGATCGCGGCACGCAATATTGCAGCGGTACCTATACAGCACTTTTGATCAAAGAAGGCATTGGTATCAGTATGACCCAAAGCGGGAACCCGCGTGATAATGCCATTGCAGAACGTGTAAACGGTATACTTAAACTTGAACTGTTAAATGAGGCTTACAAAAACCTGAGCGGTGCAACACGTGCGGTACGCAGCGCTATAAATACTTACAACAACTTAAGGCCGCACAGCAGTATAGATATGATGACACCACAGGCAGCACACCGGGAATCCGGACCCCTCAGGCGGCGATGGCGAAACTATTATCCCAATCATCAACAAATAACAGAGCAAGTGTAA
- a CDS encoding DUF3140 domain-containing protein, protein METEEKETIYKEFKDAVNMTAAALEKWLKTDESKKVGWDSGDGESIGHKSGEHIVQILKKKKADLTGPDYKHMQKVHGYIKRHMAQKPKEPKDSNWDYSLKNWGHDYSKK, encoded by the coding sequence ATGGAAACCGAAGAAAAAGAAACCATTTACAAAGAATTTAAGGATGCCGTAAACATGACAGCTGCTGCCCTGGAGAAATGGCTTAAAACAGATGAGTCTAAAAAAGTGGGTTGGGACAGCGGCGACGGCGAATCTATCGGCCACAAATCGGGGGAGCACATCGTACAAATTCTAAAGAAAAAGAAGGCTGATCTGACAGGGCCCGATTATAAGCACATGCAAAAGGTCCATGGGTATATTAAGCGCCATATGGCCCAAAAGCCAAAAGAGCCTAAGGATTCAAACTGGGATTACTCGCTAAAAAACTGGGGCCATGATTATTCTAAAAAGTAA
- a CDS encoding DUF4142 domain-containing protein encodes MKNSIQESRRNFLATGIKGTAILGAGALFGGAAILPLQSLAQSSSDAEYRNKIAAIGTTSLQTSKLALTKASNPMVKMFAKFEAAEQEAMGGILKDMGTTVPSPKPADAELLPMLQRLNGKAFDKAYISGQIKGHQNLKMAVTAYHNATADINAKHITSLALATINEHIELTQDLLKRLG; translated from the coding sequence ATGAAAAATTCAATTCAGGAATCCCGTCGCAATTTTTTGGCGACAGGAATTAAAGGGACAGCAATTTTAGGTGCTGGTGCTTTATTTGGCGGAGCAGCAATTTTACCACTGCAAAGCTTAGCGCAATCCTCATCAGATGCAGAGTATCGCAACAAGATCGCGGCGATAGGCACCACTTCTTTGCAAACCAGCAAATTGGCGTTGACCAAGGCATCAAACCCTATGGTAAAAATGTTCGCCAAGTTTGAGGCTGCCGAGCAGGAAGCTATGGGCGGTATTTTAAAAGACATGGGGACTACTGTACCTTCGCCTAAACCTGCCGACGCGGAATTGCTACCTATGTTACAAAGGTTAAACGGTAAAGCTTTTGACAAAGCATACATAAGCGGGCAGATCAAAGGCCACCAGAACTTAAAAATGGCTGTAACCGCTTATCATAATGCAACTGCCGATATCAACGCTAAGCACATTACCAGCCTGGCGTTAGCAACCATTAATGAGCATATAGAACTAACACAAGATCTGCTTAAACGACTAGGATAA
- a CDS encoding RidA family protein has translation MELNKISPWAWQDNFGYSQAIEVKQSEGTLYCSGQTAMTADGQPFNGTMEEQIALSLDNLKTVIEKAGYEIKNLVRLNIYTTSIPETFAAWGTLAGWLQKHGSVPTSTLLEVKALAFPELKIEFEATVIK, from the coding sequence ATGGAATTAAACAAAATCAGCCCCTGGGCCTGGCAAGATAATTTTGGCTATTCGCAAGCCATAGAAGTTAAACAAAGTGAAGGCACGCTGTACTGCTCCGGCCAAACCGCTATGACTGCAGATGGTCAACCTTTTAACGGAACCATGGAAGAACAGATCGCACTAAGTCTGGATAACCTGAAGACGGTAATAGAAAAAGCCGGATACGAGATTAAAAACCTGGTCCGTTTGAATATCTACACAACGTCTATCCCCGAAACGTTTGCTGCGTGGGGCACCTTAGCAGGTTGGCTGCAAAAACATGGCAGCGTACCAACCTCGACACTCTTAGAGGTAAAAGCGCTGGCGTTTCCGGAGTTGAAAATTGAATTCGAGGCTACAGTTATTAAATAA
- a CDS encoding RNA polymerase sigma-70 factor, which yields MQELSILSDHELITLLKQDRRSAFQELYNRYWRTLYNDAYKRLKDKQLCEEVVQEVFINLWQKREGIQINSTVGGYLHTAVSNLVIDFFRKDSVRARYREHYKLFNSEVDDTTQTEIDLRELSQTIAAEVSRLPDKCRSVYELSRKEHKSNKEIARELSISEKTVENHITNALRKLRLSLGHYLLLILLLVVQ from the coding sequence ATGCAAGAATTGTCTATCCTGTCTGATCATGAATTGATCACGTTGCTAAAGCAAGACAGACGTAGTGCGTTTCAGGAACTTTACAACAGATATTGGCGCACATTATACAATGATGCCTACAAGCGTTTGAAAGACAAGCAACTGTGCGAAGAGGTGGTGCAAGAAGTATTCATTAATCTTTGGCAAAAACGCGAAGGCATACAGATCAATAGCACGGTAGGCGGTTACCTGCACACCGCGGTAAGCAACCTGGTTATCGATTTCTTTCGTAAAGACTCGGTGCGGGCCCGTTACCGCGAACACTACAAATTATTTAACAGTGAGGTAGATGATACCACCCAGACTGAGATCGATTTAAGGGAGCTCTCTCAAACTATTGCTGCCGAAGTAAGCCGCCTGCCCGATAAATGCCGCTCTGTGTATGAACTTAGTCGCAAGGAGCACAAGTCGAACAAAGAAATAGCGCGGGAACTGAGTATATCTGAAAAAACTGTCGAAAATCATATCACCAACGCCCTCAGGAAGTTACGGCTAAGCCTTGGCCATTACTTACTGCTCATATTGCTGCTGGTTGTGCAGTAG
- a CDS encoding FecR family protein — MKKLLPVAVLEKYVNGTCTDAERVLVEEWYASFENEPDADLNTGEVIDARSRIYQNILNSADLKRQTPVRSLSLKKWYGWAAAASVVLALGVTLLAHVLRTKNGTVAVAKTNTVENKTGQILRTALPDGSVVWLEPHAQISYPKQFSDASRNISMKGECFFEVTKNPIRPFIISSRHIVTKVWGTSFLVRDNEVMPIANVSVMTGKVSVSIKKSERVLPKVEAGEVMLYPNQKVTYLGETETLQTRLNQPDLKMHIWDRVNLSFTNKQLGEIIPVLNATFHVHIKANNTKLTRYVLNADMDGFNLPEILETFKKVLNVNYKIDDSNIELV; from the coding sequence ATGAAGAAACTCTTACCCGTTGCTGTACTGGAAAAGTATGTTAATGGCACTTGTACCGACGCGGAACGCGTATTGGTAGAAGAGTGGTATGCTTCTTTTGAAAACGAACCCGATGCAGACCTCAACACCGGTGAGGTTATAGATGCGCGATCGCGCATCTATCAGAATATTTTAAATAGCGCAGATCTTAAAAGGCAAACGCCGGTACGATCTCTTTCTCTAAAGAAATGGTATGGCTGGGCTGCTGCTGCCTCTGTGGTTCTGGCATTAGGCGTTACTTTGCTTGCCCATGTGTTGCGCACAAAAAATGGCACAGTGGCGGTCGCTAAGACAAATACAGTTGAGAATAAAACCGGGCAAATACTTAGAACTGCATTACCAGACGGGAGTGTTGTCTGGCTCGAGCCGCATGCACAGATCAGCTACCCTAAGCAATTTTCTGATGCGTCGAGAAATATTTCTATGAAAGGCGAATGCTTTTTCGAGGTGACCAAAAACCCAATACGGCCGTTCATCATCAGCAGCAGGCACATTGTAACCAAGGTTTGGGGTACCAGCTTTTTGGTAAGGGATAATGAGGTTATGCCCATTGCAAATGTTTCTGTGATGACCGGTAAGGTCTCTGTAAGCATAAAGAAAAGCGAGCGAGTATTACCGAAGGTAGAAGCGGGCGAGGTAATGCTCTATCCAAACCAAAAGGTGACCTACCTGGGCGAGACTGAAACGCTGCAAACCAGGCTCAACCAGCCCGACCTTAAGATGCACATTTGGGACAGGGTTAACCTTTCTTTCACCAATAAGCAGTTAGGCGAGATCATCCCGGTGCTTAACGCGACATTTCATGTGCATATAAAGGCCAACAACACAAAGCTTACGCGCTATGTGCTTAATGCCGACATGGACGGTTTTAACCTTCCCGAAATATTAGAAACATTTAAAAAAGTGCTGAACGTGAATTACAAAATAGACGACAGCAATATTGAATTAGTTTAA
- a CDS encoding TonB-dependent receptor, whose protein sequence is MKITVSQILIAAVISTATFASPLMAQNILTKPVTISLQNVTLLDIITYLQKTDNVKFIYSANVIDVNKRVSVNVQGRQLGDVLDQVLKANNINYSVLKDRVILEKMPADAPTATNSTVTTSSAPAFLNAAITVTGKVTDESGQPVIGATIVEKGTTNGVSAGVDGSYSLNVSGPDATLVISFLGYNPKEVVVGAQTTINVTLTANVRSLNEVVVVGYGTQKKSAVTGAISSVRSSDLQDQQLTRIDDALKGRTSGVTVVQSSGAPGSTPTVRVRGVTSINNSDPLYVIDGVVVDNGGIDNINPNDVESIDVLKDASAAIYGSRASNGVVIVTTKKGAKGPAKLAYNGYIGWQGPVSKVKLANATQYATLRNQALTNDGNAALFANPSQYGVGTNWQDQIFSNSARIQNHNLSISGANDNASYYTSFGYLDQQGIVMPEISNYKKFNFTTNTSYKVKKWLTIGENFTYTYTRSQNNFNTNSVFGGPLSSALNLDPITPVVVSDINAQPNASTYNNNASLIQRNGAGLPYGISNYVANEITNPFAYAATQQGNYNYATNLLGNAFVEVSPVAGLKIRSQISAKQAYYGSNSFTPLYYLNANSTNLSNTSQYEANNRNFTWNIDNTITYTRSFGLHNFTALIGQSAQQESASGIGGTFIGEPINTFAQASPNFTLANANKIANGFDNQPYRLASTFARLTYDYDQKFLFTGIIRRDGSSKFGSNNVFGVFPSAEVGYVITRENFFPKDTFVDFLKIRGSYGVVGNEMSLSPFQFTSTIGSGRNYVFGQDNLIIGYSPNAPSNPDLKWEETRTADIGIDATLLNNLTVTVDIYRKLTKGMLQAVQLPAYAGFAGQPYANIGDMENKGIELDLGYRNKIGEFSYSMNGNISYNRNRVTYLGTQINFLTVGSVQNANYEIGRTAVGQPVGAFYGFENQGVFHSQAEINGYTNANGGLIQPNAKPGDFKWTDINGDGKIDASDRKFLGNPLPTFTYGFNFNGSYKNFDMRLFGQGVWGNKIYQAYRRLDLVAANYPIEALNSWTASNPQSNYPRLTDADPNSNFRNPSNFYLQSGAYFRIKTLQFGYTLPKAFLNKIDVNKVRVFVSSNNLATITKYKGYDPEIQGGIDMGIYPQSRTFMVGMDITL, encoded by the coding sequence ATGAAGATAACAGTTAGTCAAATATTAATAGCAGCAGTAATAAGCACGGCAACATTTGCAAGCCCGCTTATGGCGCAGAATATCTTAACCAAACCGGTTACTATATCGCTGCAGAATGTTACCCTGCTTGATATTATCACATACCTGCAAAAAACAGACAACGTAAAGTTTATTTACAGCGCTAATGTGATAGACGTGAATAAACGCGTGTCTGTAAATGTGCAGGGCCGCCAGCTTGGCGACGTGTTAGACCAGGTGCTGAAAGCCAATAACATAAATTATTCTGTTTTGAAAGACAGGGTGATCTTAGAGAAGATGCCTGCCGATGCCCCAACAGCGACGAACAGTACTGTTACAACATCAAGCGCCCCGGCTTTTTTAAACGCGGCCATTACCGTAACCGGTAAGGTGACAGATGAAAGCGGGCAGCCTGTAATTGGTGCTACCATTGTTGAAAAAGGTACCACAAACGGTGTAAGCGCCGGTGTTGACGGCAGCTATAGCTTAAACGTGAGCGGCCCTGATGCTACGTTGGTGATCAGCTTCCTTGGCTATAACCCCAAAGAAGTTGTAGTAGGTGCACAAACAACCATCAACGTTACCTTAACCGCCAACGTAAGGTCGCTTAACGAGGTGGTTGTTGTTGGTTACGGTACACAAAAGAAAAGCGCTGTTACAGGCGCAATCAGCAGTGTACGCTCGTCGGACCTGCAAGACCAGCAATTAACCCGTATCGATGACGCCTTAAAAGGCCGTACATCCGGCGTTACCGTGGTGCAAAGTTCAGGCGCCCCGGGTTCTACGCCAACTGTGCGTGTACGTGGTGTAACATCGATCAATAACAGCGACCCGCTTTATGTTATAGATGGTGTTGTTGTAGACAATGGTGGTATAGACAATATCAACCCTAACGATGTTGAATCTATCGACGTATTGAAAGACGCGTCTGCTGCTATTTACGGTTCGCGCGCGTCGAACGGTGTGGTAATCGTTACAACAAAAAAAGGTGCTAAGGGCCCGGCAAAGTTAGCCTATAACGGATACATCGGCTGGCAGGGCCCCGTAAGCAAAGTTAAACTGGCGAACGCGACACAATACGCGACTCTACGCAACCAGGCTTTAACTAATGATGGTAACGCGGCGCTATTTGCAAACCCTTCGCAGTATGGTGTAGGCACCAACTGGCAAGACCAGATCTTCAGCAACAGCGCACGTATACAAAACCATAATTTAAGTATCAGCGGCGCTAATGATAATGCCAGCTACTATACCTCCTTCGGTTACCTTGATCAGCAGGGGATCGTAATGCCCGAAATTTCTAATTACAAGAAATTCAACTTTACTACTAACACCAGTTATAAAGTAAAAAAATGGCTGACCATAGGTGAGAACTTTACCTATACCTATACCCGCAGCCAAAATAACTTCAACACCAATAGCGTGTTTGGCGGCCCGTTAAGTTCTGCCCTTAACCTCGACCCGATAACGCCGGTTGTTGTAAGCGATATCAACGCACAGCCTAATGCTTCTACCTATAATAACAACGCTTCGTTGATACAGCGTAATGGCGCAGGGTTACCGTATGGCATATCAAACTATGTAGCGAACGAGATAACCAACCCGTTTGCTTATGCTGCAACACAGCAAGGCAACTATAATTATGCCACCAACTTGTTAGGCAACGCGTTTGTTGAAGTGTCGCCGGTTGCAGGTTTAAAGATCAGGTCGCAGATCAGCGCCAAGCAGGCTTACTATGGCAGCAATTCATTTACGCCGCTATACTATCTCAACGCAAACTCTACCAACCTGTCAAACACGTCGCAATACGAAGCCAATAACAGGAACTTTACCTGGAATATAGATAATACCATTACTTATACCCGCAGCTTTGGCTTGCACAACTTTACCGCGTTAATTGGTCAAAGTGCGCAGCAGGAGAGTGCATCGGGTATTGGCGGTACATTTATTGGCGAACCGATTAATACCTTCGCGCAGGCATCGCCAAACTTTACATTGGCCAACGCCAATAAAATCGCCAACGGTTTTGACAACCAGCCATACAGACTGGCATCAACCTTTGCAAGGTTAACTTACGATTACGACCAAAAGTTCCTGTTTACAGGTATCATCCGTCGCGATGGTTCATCAAAATTCGGCAGTAATAACGTATTTGGTGTATTCCCTTCTGCAGAGGTGGGTTATGTGATCACCCGCGAAAACTTTTTTCCGAAAGATACTTTTGTTGACTTCCTGAAGATCCGTGGTTCGTACGGCGTGGTAGGTAACGAAATGTCTTTATCGCCATTCCAGTTCACCTCAACCATCGGCAGCGGCCGTAACTATGTTTTCGGCCAGGATAACCTCATCATTGGTTACAGCCCTAACGCGCCATCAAACCCCGACTTGAAATGGGAAGAAACACGCACTGCCGATATCGGTATCGACGCTACCTTATTAAACAATCTGACAGTTACAGTTGATATCTATCGCAAGCTTACCAAAGGCATGCTGCAAGCTGTGCAATTGCCGGCTTACGCGGGTTTTGCAGGCCAGCCGTATGCCAACATCGGCGATATGGAAAACAAAGGAATAGAGTTAGACCTGGGCTACCGCAACAAGATAGGCGAGTTTAGCTACTCTATGAACGGTAACATTTCATACAACCGTAACCGTGTTACCTACCTGGGTACACAGATCAACTTCTTAACAGTCGGCTCTGTACAAAATGCCAACTACGAGATCGGCCGTACAGCGGTAGGTCAGCCGGTTGGCGCGTTCTATGGTTTCGAAAACCAGGGCGTGTTCCATTCTCAGGCAGAGATAAACGGGTACACCAACGCGAATGGCGGATTGATTCAGCCTAACGCTAAACCGGGAGATTTTAAATGGACCGATATAAACGGCGACGGTAAAATTGACGCGAGCGACCGTAAATTTTTGGGTAACCCGCTGCCAACATTTACTTATGGCTTCAACTTTAACGGCAGCTATAAAAACTTCGACATGAGGTTATTTGGCCAGGGAGTTTGGGGTAATAAAATTTACCAGGCTTACCGCCGTTTAGACCTTGTAGCTGCAAACTATCCTATCGAAGCGCTTAATTCATGGACAGCAAGCAACCCGCAAAGCAATTATCCGCGCTTAACAGACGCCGATCCTAACAGCAACTTCCGTAACCCGTCAAACTTCTACTTACAAAGCGGTGCATACTTCCGTATTAAAACGCTGCAATTTGGTTACACCTTGCCAAAGGCGTTCCTTAATAAAATTGACGTGAACAAAGTGCGCGTGTTTGTGAGCAGCAACAACCTGGCAACCATCACCAAATACAAAGGTTACGATCCCGAAATTCAGGGTGGTATAGACATGGGTATCTACCCGCAGTCGCGCACGTTTATGGTTGGTATGGACATCACTTTATAA
- a CDS encoding RagB/SusD family nutrient uptake outer membrane protein codes for MNRKYIKYTAFGILGAIGISVSSCKKSFLELQPQGEFLESNYYSNPAEALTAVVAAYDPLVTETGGIDNTYSDPLGPLNSASDDTFAGGGSSSDVPQWQAINNYTMTPALGPQGGFWGINFQGVNRADVLLAKLPQVPGLSADLLKRYTAEGQFLRAHYYFDLVRLFKNVPLILTPLQTADVYKQPQATPEAVYAQIEKDLTDAINGLPTTVSATENGRVTKGAAIALLGKVYLYEKKWTQAASTLAQVNGTPGGTSGYGYHLQANFGAIFDPTNKFNSESIFELVHSGAQSYTWNNWDQFKSNIYVQMVGPRNYKGPIYYGGGYGFCPITPQLVTAMKGDPRYGYTIANIDSLTKATGGSYDQSYQGSGYYIQKYAPLLKNIVTTGLTDLNWPNDYIEIRLADTYLMEAEALVNGGGDAARALALLSAVRARVKLAPVAATLANIYNERRLELATEGHRWFDLVRTGQAPTVLAFKGFKAGVNEILPIPLTETLNGTQIKQNPGY; via the coding sequence ATGAACAGAAAATATATAAAATATACTGCCTTTGGCATTTTAGGAGCCATAGGCATTAGTGTTTCATCTTGTAAAAAATCTTTCCTCGAGCTACAGCCACAGGGCGAGTTCCTGGAGTCTAACTATTACTCAAATCCGGCAGAGGCGCTTACCGCCGTTGTTGCCGCTTATGACCCGCTGGTTACAGAAACAGGTGGTATAGACAACACCTACTCTGACCCGCTTGGCCCGTTGAACTCAGCATCTGATGATACATTCGCTGGTGGTGGCAGCTCGTCAGACGTACCACAATGGCAGGCAATAAACAATTACACCATGACACCGGCATTGGGCCCGCAGGGTGGCTTCTGGGGTATCAACTTCCAGGGCGTAAACCGTGCAGACGTGCTGCTTGCAAAATTACCGCAGGTGCCCGGACTAAGTGCAGATCTGCTGAAACGTTACACCGCCGAAGGGCAATTTTTGCGTGCACACTATTATTTCGACCTGGTGAGGTTATTTAAAAACGTGCCGTTGATCTTAACCCCGCTGCAAACTGCAGATGTGTACAAACAGCCGCAGGCAACACCCGAAGCGGTGTACGCGCAGATAGAAAAAGATCTGACAGACGCGATCAATGGTTTACCGACAACGGTATCAGCTACAGAAAATGGCCGTGTTACCAAGGGCGCGGCAATTGCCTTGTTAGGTAAAGTTTATTTGTACGAGAAAAAATGGACACAAGCTGCTTCAACTTTGGCGCAAGTGAACGGCACACCGGGCGGCACCAGCGGCTACGGTTATCATTTACAGGCAAATTTCGGTGCGATATTCGACCCGACAAACAAGTTTAACAGCGAGTCTATATTCGAGTTAGTTCACTCAGGCGCGCAAAGCTATACCTGGAACAACTGGGACCAATTCAAGTCTAACATCTACGTACAAATGGTTGGCCCGCGTAACTACAAAGGCCCGATCTATTATGGTGGTGGTTATGGTTTTTGCCCAATAACCCCGCAATTGGTAACCGCAATGAAAGGCGACCCGCGTTACGGTTACACCATTGCCAACATCGACAGCTTAACCAAAGCAACCGGCGGCAGCTATGACCAAAGCTACCAGGGCAGCGGTTACTACATTCAAAAGTATGCGCCGCTGTTAAAGAATATTGTTACCACCGGCCTTACAGATCTGAACTGGCCTAACGATTACATTGAGATCCGTTTGGCAGATACCTATCTGATGGAAGCAGAAGCTTTGGTTAATGGTGGCGGCGACGCGGCAAGAGCTTTAGCATTGCTAAGCGCTGTACGTGCACGTGTTAAACTGGCACCTGTAGCGGCTACACTGGCTAATATTTATAATGAGCGCAGACTGGAGTTAGCTACAGAAGGTCATCGCTGGTTCGACCTGGTACGCACAGGCCAGGCCCCAACCGTTTTAGCTTTTAAAGGCTTTAAAGCCGGCGTGAATGAAATATTGCCGATACCGTTAACAGAAACATTAAACGGCACACAAATAAAACAAAACCCTGGTTATTGA